The following are from one region of the Ignavibacteriota bacterium genome:
- a CDS encoding 2-oxoacid:ferredoxin oxidoreductase subunit beta — MANNAEAVTQKYTAKDFTSDQDVRWCPGCGDYSILAQVQRTFPELIQANKENVVWISGIGCSSRFPYYMNTYGFHGIHGRAAILATGVKVANPDLSVWVATGDGDMLSIGGNHFIHACRKNIDLKVLLFNNRIYGLTKGQYSPTSEKGKVTKTTPYGSVDYPFNPISLALGSEASFVARTIDRNPKHMQEMIKRAGMHKGLALLEIFQNCNIFNDGAFELLTEKETKDDHVLILEHGKPMVFGKNKDKGIKLDGAHPIVVDISNGKYSIDDLWVHDEFSNSPVHAMILAHLDDRPDLPSPIGVFRQIFKETYDEGIRTQINKIVEKKGKGDLEKVLFGANTWEVT; from the coding sequence ATGGCAAATAACGCAGAAGCCGTAACTCAAAAATATACGGCAAAAGATTTTACAAGTGATCAGGATGTACGATGGTGTCCCGGTTGTGGAGATTATTCAATCCTTGCCCAAGTACAAAGAACATTCCCGGAACTGATCCAGGCAAATAAAGAAAATGTTGTTTGGATTTCTGGTATTGGATGTTCAAGCCGTTTTCCATATTACATGAATACTTATGGTTTTCATGGAATACACGGAAGAGCTGCAATTCTAGCAACCGGTGTTAAAGTTGCAAATCCGGATTTATCCGTTTGGGTTGCAACAGGTGATGGCGATATGCTAAGCATCGGTGGAAATCATTTTATTCACGCTTGCAGAAAAAATATTGATCTGAAAGTTTTATTATTCAACAATAGAATTTATGGTTTAACAAAAGGTCAATATTCACCGACTTCAGAAAAAGGTAAAGTAACAAAAACTACTCCTTATGGTAGCGTTGATTATCCATTCAATCCAATATCACTTGCTCTGGGTTCTGAAGCATCTTTTGTTGCTCGAACGATTGATCGGAATCCAAAACACATGCAGGAAATGATTAAGCGAGCCGGGATGCATAAAGGATTGGCATTACTGGAAATTTTTCAGAACTGTAATATTTTTAATGATGGCGCGTTCGAGCTGTTAACTGAAAAGGAAACAAAAGACGATCATGTTTTGATCCTTGAACACGGTAAGCCGATGGTATTTGGCAAGAACAAGGATAAAGGAATAAAACTCGATGGTGCTCATCCGATAGTTGTTGACATTTCAAACGGTAAGTATTCAATTGATGATCTCTGGGTTCATGATGAATTTTCCAATAGCCCTGTCCATGCAATGATCTTAGCTCATCTTGATGATAGACCGGATTTACCTTCGCCCATTGGAGTATTCAGACAAATATTTAAAGAAACGTATGATGAAGGTATTAGAACTCAGATAAATAAAATTGTTGAGAAAAAAGGTAAAGGTGATTTGGAAAAAGTTTTATTTGGCGCTAATACCTGGGAAGTAACATAA
- a CDS encoding bifunctional oligoribonuclease/PAP phosphatase NrnA, which produces MINFHKLAEIVTSNQTFLITTHVNPDADAIGSEIAFANLLYKLNKSYKIINHSETPYNLKFLDVKNIIEKYDANEHVDSFASSDVLVALDFNRANRMVSLQQKFLDSTKLKICVDHHQDPEDFADHLFIDASYAATGHILFEFIKETNIVEIDLELAVPLYAAIMTDTGSFRFDRTSSEIHRIAAYLLDRGVNPSEVYDQLYDESKLSKLKLLGRSLNSLRLIAKNKIGYMILTQEDFRELNGLESDTENFVNNIISVEGVVLGLFFIELKIGFKVSFRSKGQLPVNKLAAIFGGGGHINAAGARFYNSKMGTMIPEILREAEKFLSNYRKG; this is translated from the coding sequence ATGATAAATTTTCATAAACTCGCTGAAATAGTAACAAGCAATCAAACCTTCCTGATAACAACTCATGTTAATCCAGACGCCGACGCTATTGGATCAGAGATAGCGTTTGCTAATTTGTTGTACAAACTTAATAAGTCATATAAGATTATAAATCATAGTGAAACGCCTTACAATCTTAAATTTCTTGATGTTAAAAATATCATAGAGAAGTATGATGCGAATGAGCATGTTGACTCTTTTGCTTCTTCAGATGTACTTGTAGCTCTGGACTTTAACAGAGCTAATCGAATGGTCAGTTTACAACAAAAGTTTTTGGACTCGACAAAATTAAAAATTTGTGTAGATCATCACCAGGATCCTGAAGATTTTGCAGATCACTTGTTTATTGATGCGAGTTATGCTGCCACCGGTCACATATTATTTGAATTTATTAAAGAGACAAATATTGTGGAGATAGATTTAGAACTGGCAGTTCCGCTTTATGCGGCGATAATGACCGACACAGGATCTTTTCGATTTGACAGAACGTCTTCAGAAATCCATAGAATTGCAGCTTACTTACTTGATCGTGGGGTTAATCCATCGGAGGTTTACGATCAATTGTATGATGAAAGTAAATTAAGCAAACTAAAACTGCTTGGAAGATCATTAAACTCATTACGACTAATAGCTAAGAATAAAATAGGTTATATGATTTTAACTCAGGAGGATTTTAGAGAATTAAATGGTCTTGAGAGTGATACTGAAAATTTCGTGAACAATATTATCTCAGTCGAAGGAGTTGTACTTGGATTATTCTTTATTGAATTGAAGATCGGATTTAAAGTAAGTTTCAGATCTAAAGGACAGTTACCAGTAAATAAACTTGCAGCAATATTCGGTGGTGGAGGTCATATAAACGCAGCCGGAGCAAGATTTTATAATTCCAAAATGGGAACAATGATTCCGGAAATATTAAGAGAAGCAGAAAAATTTTTAAGCAATTATAGAAAAGGATAA
- a CDS encoding leucyl aminopeptidase yields the protein MFKLNFKPGGKLFFQKLSIAVHYIADDKNIKNNLAVFEKKFRIKLTELQIKNILAKKYKQINITNIKGKPDQIILHKFKTDEKFSCDYFRNHLAGLIKDIKNDEVQFLHLFIPEFSAVKKYFEEEEYYYRTFLEGLTLGNYTFDKFKKEKEKTKNLSVIIFAQYEKLIKSAIAKNNIVSEGIFFTKDLQNEPPSSLRPFELAEIIKAKLTNAGMKVSVFDEKEIKKRNMGGLLAVGQGSNAKPRFIFIEYKPKQKTTNPMKIALVGKGVTFDTGGYCIKPWQGMLEMKGDMSGAAVVAGSMLAAAKANIPMEIIGVIPAAENMINGEAMRPSDVVKTASGKTIEVGHTDAEGRMILADALDFASRQKPDEIIDFATLTGACVVALGINAAGLFTKNDEIADDLFKIGMQTNDKLWRLPMWDEYNKENESKIADVNNDGGRWGGAITAAKFLENFVDKKIPWAHIDIAGPASANELTNYNKTYMTGFGVRLMFEYLSNKVNNKK from the coding sequence ATGTTCAAATTGAATTTCAAACCGGGTGGTAAATTATTTTTTCAGAAATTATCTATTGCTGTGCATTACATAGCTGATGATAAAAACATTAAGAATAATCTTGCAGTATTTGAAAAAAAATTCAGAATAAAACTCACTGAATTACAGATAAAAAATATTCTTGCAAAAAAGTATAAACAAATAAACATTACGAATATTAAAGGTAAGCCGGATCAGATAATACTCCACAAATTTAAAACAGATGAAAAATTTTCATGCGATTATTTTAGAAATCATCTTGCCGGTTTAATTAAGGATATTAAAAATGATGAAGTTCAGTTTTTGCATTTATTTATTCCTGAATTTTCTGCAGTGAAAAAATATTTTGAAGAAGAGGAATATTACTACAGGACATTTCTCGAAGGATTGACACTTGGAAATTATACTTTCGATAAATTCAAAAAAGAAAAAGAAAAAACGAAAAATCTTTCTGTAATTATCTTTGCACAATATGAAAAACTTATCAAATCTGCTATTGCTAAAAATAATATTGTCTCGGAAGGAATATTCTTCACCAAAGATCTGCAGAATGAACCGCCATCATCACTGAGACCATTTGAACTTGCAGAAATAATAAAAGCAAAGTTGACAAATGCCGGAATGAAAGTTTCAGTGTTTGATGAAAAAGAAATCAAGAAAAGAAATATGGGCGGATTGCTGGCGGTTGGACAGGGAAGTAATGCAAAGCCAAGATTTATTTTCATAGAATACAAACCAAAACAAAAAACTACCAACCCAATGAAAATTGCTTTAGTCGGAAAAGGTGTTACATTCGATACTGGTGGTTACTGTATTAAACCCTGGCAGGGAATGCTCGAAATGAAAGGTGATATGTCAGGCGCTGCGGTTGTGGCTGGCAGTATGCTTGCAGCAGCAAAAGCAAATATTCCTATGGAAATTATTGGAGTTATTCCTGCAGCCGAAAATATGATCAATGGTGAAGCAATGCGTCCGAGTGATGTTGTTAAAACTGCTTCAGGAAAAACTATTGAGGTTGGTCATACTGATGCAGAAGGTAGAATGATTCTCGCAGATGCGCTTGATTTTGCTTCCAGACAAAAACCTGATGAGATAATTGATTTTGCTACATTAACTGGTGCGTGTGTTGTTGCTCTCGGAATAAATGCAGCAGGATTATTTACAAAGAATGACGAAATCGCTGACGATTTATTTAAAATCGGAATGCAGACGAATGATAAACTATGGCGGCTTCCAATGTGGGATGAATATAACAAAGAGAACGAAAGTAAAATTGCAGATGTAAATAATGATGGTGGAAGATGGGGTGGTGCAATCACTGCGGCAAAATTTTTAGAAAATTTTGTGGATAAAAAAATTCCATGGGCGCATATAGATATTGCCGGACCTGCAAGTGCCAACGAGCTTACTAATTATAATAAAACTTATATGACCGGATTTGGTGTACGTTTGATGTTTGAATATTTATCGAATAAGGTTAATAATAAAAAGTGA
- a CDS encoding ABC transporter ATP-binding protein, giving the protein MILTAKNIYKSFQSTRRNKLEVLKGVSVEIEMKNITIIVGASGAGKSTLLHLLGGLDRPDSGEVIYDSENIFKYSEDQLAKFRNKNIGFVFQFHHLLPEFTAIENVILPQIIGGINFQDAKIKSAKLLETVGLTERIDHKPAELSGGEQQRVAFARALANDPKIIFADEPTGNLDSVNSEGIHALIRDLKSNLGITFVIVTHNPKLVNLADRLLEIKDGKILSKQ; this is encoded by the coding sequence ATCATTTTAACTGCAAAAAATATATACAAGTCTTTTCAATCGACCAGAAGAAACAAGCTCGAAGTTTTGAAAGGTGTCTCCGTTGAAATCGAAATGAAAAATATTACAATCATAGTTGGAGCTTCTGGTGCCGGTAAAAGCACATTGCTTCATTTACTTGGAGGTTTAGACAGACCGGACTCTGGAGAAGTAATTTATGATTCGGAAAATATTTTCAAATATTCTGAAGATCAACTGGCTAAATTCAGGAATAAGAATATCGGATTTGTTTTTCAGTTTCATCATCTGCTGCCGGAATTCACTGCAATCGAAAATGTTATTCTTCCTCAGATAATCGGAGGGATAAATTTTCAGGATGCAAAAATTAAAAGTGCAAAGTTGCTTGAAACGGTTGGGTTAACTGAGCGTATCGATCACAAACCTGCAGAATTGTCGGGAGGAGAACAACAACGAGTAGCTTTTGCACGTGCTTTAGCTAATGATCCTAAAATAATTTTTGCTGATGAGCCTACCGGCAATCTGGATTCAGTTAACAGTGAAGGAATACATGCTCTGATTCGTGATCTTAAATCAAATCTTGGAATTACTTTTGTAATTGTAACTCACAATCCAAAGTTGGTAAACTTAGCCGATAGGTTATTAGAAATCAAAGACGGAAAAATTCTTTCCAAACAATAA
- a CDS encoding 2-oxoacid:acceptor oxidoreductase subunit alpha: MSEIKEKEFRVVTNVTVRFSGDSGDGMQLTGTQFSDTTAWLGNDLSTLPDYPAEIRAPAGTIYGVSGFQLSFGSEDINTPGDLPDVLVAMNPAALKKNIKELKPGATIIVNSDSFDQKNLKLANYESNPLEDDSLSGFEVQQVPISSLTANALEGLRLSPKDVARTKNFFALGLMYWLYDRPLKNTEDWIKDKFKNKPEYVEANSRALLAGHKFGEMTEIFTTRYKVEAAKLPKGIYRNISGNEATALGFLAASVKSGLPLFLGSYPITPASEILQYLSSYKNFGVKTVQAEDEIAGITSAIGAAFAGNLALTTTSGPGLSLKIEAIGLAVMTELPIVIVDVQRGGPSTGLPTKTEQADLFQAIYGRNGEAPVCVLAARTPRDCFYMAIEASRIALKYMTPVILLTDGYLANGSEPWRVPHVKDLAEIPVKYRTDPEGFYPYLRNENLARPWAIPGTPGLEHRIGGLEKADVYGSVSYDPDNHDKMVKLRTEKVRRIANDIPDLEVDGDDHGDLLVLGWGSTYGSIKDAVIKASKLGYRLSQAHLRYLHPMPKNTAQVLKNFKTVLVPEINLGQLAHVLRSEYLIPVEQLNVVRGLPLKVNDILEKIKSILGGGNGK, from the coding sequence ATGTCAGAAATTAAAGAAAAAGAATTTAGAGTAGTAACTAATGTTACTGTTCGTTTTTCAGGTGATTCCGGCGATGGAATGCAATTAACAGGCACACAATTTAGTGATACAACAGCCTGGCTTGGAAATGACCTGAGTACACTTCCCGATTATCCCGCAGAAATCAGAGCCCCCGCCGGTACAATTTATGGTGTCAGTGGTTTTCAACTTAGCTTTGGAAGTGAAGATATAAATACACCGGGAGATTTACCTGATGTTTTGGTTGCAATGAATCCGGCTGCTCTCAAAAAAAATATTAAAGAACTTAAACCTGGCGCAACAATTATTGTCAACTCTGATTCATTTGATCAGAAAAATTTAAAACTTGCAAATTATGAATCAAATCCTCTTGAAGATGATTCATTGAGCGGTTTTGAAGTTCAGCAAGTTCCTATTTCATCTCTTACTGCAAATGCGCTTGAAGGTTTACGCTTAAGTCCTAAAGACGTTGCAAGAACTAAAAACTTTTTTGCACTTGGTTTAATGTACTGGTTATATGATCGTCCACTTAAAAATACTGAAGACTGGATAAAGGATAAATTTAAAAATAAACCAGAATACGTTGAAGCAAATTCAAGAGCTTTGCTTGCTGGACATAAATTTGGTGAAATGACTGAAATTTTCACAACCCGATACAAAGTTGAAGCCGCAAAACTTCCAAAGGGTATTTATCGAAATATTTCGGGAAATGAAGCAACAGCTTTAGGATTTCTTGCAGCATCTGTAAAAAGTGGATTACCTCTGTTTCTCGGATCTTATCCGATAACTCCGGCATCAGAAATATTACAATACTTGAGTTCATATAAAAACTTTGGCGTTAAAACTGTTCAGGCAGAAGATGAAATTGCTGGAATTACTTCGGCTATTGGCGCTGCTTTCGCTGGTAATCTTGCACTAACGACTACGAGCGGTCCAGGGCTTTCACTCAAAATCGAAGCTATCGGTTTAGCAGTGATGACCGAGTTGCCGATTGTTATTGTTGATGTTCAAAGAGGCGGACCAAGTACCGGATTACCAACCAAGACAGAACAGGCAGATCTCTTTCAAGCTATTTATGGTCGTAATGGTGAAGCTCCTGTTTGTGTACTTGCCGCAAGAACACCAAGAGATTGTTTCTATATGGCTATCGAAGCATCGAGAATTGCACTGAAATATATGACTCCCGTAATTTTATTGACTGATGGTTATCTTGCTAATGGTTCGGAACCATGGCGAGTTCCCCACGTTAAGGATTTAGCAGAAATTCCTGTTAAATACAGAACGGACCCCGAAGGATTTTATCCCTATTTAAGGAATGAAAATCTTGCAAGACCCTGGGCGATTCCAGGTACTCCCGGATTAGAACACAGGATTGGAGGTCTTGAAAAAGCTGACGTGTATGGTTCGGTAAGTTATGATCCCGACAATCATGACAAGATGGTTAAACTCAGAACTGAAAAGGTTAGAAGAATTGCAAATGATATTCCGGATCTTGAAGTTGATGGAGACGATCACGGTGATCTGCTTGTGTTAGGTTGGGGAAGTACTTATGGTTCAATTAAAGATGCTGTAATAAAAGCAAGCAAATTAGGTTATCGGTTATCCCAGGCACATTTAAGATATTTGCATCCGATGCCAAAAAATACCGCACAGGTATTAAAGAATTTCAAAACTGTTCTGGTTCCTGAAATAAACCTTGGGCAGTTAGCTCATGTTTTGCGGAGTGAGTATTTAATTCCAGTCGAACAATTAAATGTAGTTAGAGGACTTCCGCTTAAAGTCAATGATATTTTAGAGAAAATAAAATCCATACTCGGAGGTGGAAATGGCAAATAA
- a CDS encoding ABC transporter permease — protein MRYERFIAKRYLVSKHKINFITIISIISITGITIGVAALIIVLSVFNGFGSLVTSYLMSLDPHIRINATSEAGEKSLPKLAGSLDSIDDVKAYSAYVEGKVLAYNKGLTQVVNLKGIEKISINNVYMLNENIVDGEDKFSDISSVFIGLPLADKMRVMAGDTLILISPLNIEQAITQLSLPLSKTFIVAGVFISKNNEYDESYIFSDLKDAQYLFGYKNNFQGYDIRLNDIDESNAVKAQLVSKLDQNNFSVNTWYDFHKELYSVMQIERWTAYIILSLIIAVATFNILGSLSMSVIEKKRDIGILRSIGATEKSILKIFMFEGLLIGIIGTLLGVLIGYAVCYIQIKYNIYPLDPSQYKIDSLPIEIRISDFFFISFASMLLSFLASLYPAKKAAKVNPISAIKWE, from the coding sequence ATGAGATACGAACGATTTATCGCAAAAAGATATCTGGTTTCAAAACACAAAATTAATTTCATTACTATTATCTCAATCATTTCAATTACCGGTATAACGATTGGAGTTGCAGCATTAATAATTGTTCTCTCCGTTTTTAATGGATTCGGCAGTCTCGTCACAAGTTACCTGATGAGCCTCGATCCTCACATCAGGATTAACGCAACATCAGAAGCAGGTGAGAAATCATTACCAAAATTAGCCGGATCATTGGATTCAATTGATGATGTGAAAGCATATTCAGCTTATGTGGAAGGAAAAGTTCTTGCCTATAACAAAGGATTGACACAAGTAGTTAACCTGAAAGGAATCGAGAAAATTTCTATCAATAACGTTTATATGTTAAACGAAAATATTGTTGATGGCGAAGATAAGTTTTCAGATATTTCAAGTGTATTCATTGGTCTTCCTTTAGCTGATAAGATGCGGGTAATGGCTGGAGATACTCTTATTTTAATTTCACCGTTAAATATTGAGCAAGCAATCACCCAACTCTCCTTGCCATTATCAAAGACGTTTATAGTAGCTGGTGTTTTTATTTCTAAAAATAATGAATATGATGAAAGCTATATTTTTAGTGATCTAAAAGATGCTCAATATTTATTTGGTTACAAAAATAATTTTCAAGGATATGATATAAGGTTAAATGACATCGATGAGTCAAATGCAGTGAAAGCACAACTTGTTTCCAAACTTGATCAAAATAATTTTAGTGTAAATACCTGGTATGATTTTCATAAAGAACTTTACTCTGTTATGCAAATTGAAAGATGGACAGCATATATAATCCTCTCATTAATAATTGCAGTTGCTACTTTCAATATTCTTGGTTCTTTGTCAATGTCAGTAATTGAAAAGAAACGCGACATTGGCATATTGAGATCAATAGGCGCTACGGAAAAATCAATTTTAAAAATATTTATGTTCGAAGGTTTGCTAATCGGAATCATTGGTACTCTGCTCGGCGTCTTGATTGGATATGCAGTGTGTTACATCCAGATTAAATACAATATTTATCCATTGGATCCTTCACAGTACAAAATTGATTCGCTTCCGATTGAAATCAGAATTTCAGATTTCTTTTTCATAAGCTTTGCATCCATGTTGTTATCATTTCTGGCTTCGCTGTACCCGGCAAAAAAAGCAGCAAAAGTTAATCCGATTAGTGCAATTAAATGGGAATAA
- a CDS encoding thioredoxin fold domain-containing protein → MLKLKLITYLSFSFFLIISFSVFAQFDIQKDLVTIKTYHSFDKIYPGTEFKIALETNVAEGWHINSNKPYDEYLIPTSLIIPENPHFTLIKIAYPKPHDFKFSFSESPLSVWEAGTVYIGGLITVDSLIKPGTYPLLVELEYQACNDISCQAPTSVIDTLLVEVADKTTPVNSINDEIFKEIDLSLTQTSASTESESDPISNALESNGLVIGLLFVFLGGLALNLTPCVYPLIPITVGYFGGQSEGSTTKLFFMGILFILGLAVTYSAIGVITSLTGAIFGALLQNPIVILIIVAIMIALSLSMFGVYEFKLPDNLVNKAGGAKAGLYGAFFMGLTMGIVAAPCIGPFVLGLVTYVATKQDPYFGFLLFFVLAVGLGIPYLFLAIFSGKIKKLPRAGEWMDAVKHIFGFILIGMALYFLLPLLPKSISGYVLPVFMIGAAIYLLFFEKLANSVKGFRIFKIAFSIIIMAVGVYALIPSESNSVSWEPFSESALDEISGRGVIIDFYADWCIPCKELDALTFSDSKVISLSKEFETYKADMTKALSPEVEMLREQFKIVGVPTVLILNSKGEEVERITGFVNAGEFYKMIEVVN, encoded by the coding sequence ATGTTAAAATTAAAGTTAATAACATATTTATCTTTTTCATTTTTTCTGATTATCAGTTTCAGTGTTTTCGCACAATTTGATATTCAGAAAGATCTCGTGACAATAAAAACTTATCATTCCTTTGATAAAATATATCCGGGAACAGAATTTAAAATAGCATTAGAAACCAATGTAGCTGAAGGATGGCATATCAATTCAAACAAACCTTATGATGAATATTTGATACCAACTTCTCTGATAATACCAGAAAACCCTCATTTCACATTAATTAAAATTGCTTATCCCAAACCTCACGATTTTAAGTTCTCGTTTTCAGAATCACCATTATCAGTGTGGGAAGCTGGAACGGTTTACATTGGCGGTCTGATAACAGTCGATTCATTAATTAAACCCGGAACATATCCGCTTTTAGTTGAATTGGAATATCAGGCTTGTAATGATATAAGCTGTCAGGCACCAACTTCAGTAATTGATACATTACTAGTTGAAGTTGCAGATAAAACAACTCCTGTAAATTCAATTAATGATGAAATATTTAAAGAGATTGATCTTAGTTTAACTCAGACTTCTGCTAGCACAGAATCAGAATCTGATCCAATTTCAAATGCACTCGAAAGTAATGGACTCGTGATCGGGTTGCTCTTTGTTTTTCTCGGAGGTTTAGCTTTAAATCTTACTCCTTGTGTTTATCCTTTAATCCCGATTACTGTTGGATATTTTGGCGGACAAAGTGAAGGCAGCACGACCAAACTTTTCTTTATGGGTATCCTGTTCATACTTGGGCTTGCAGTTACTTATTCTGCTATTGGTGTAATTACATCTCTTACAGGTGCAATTTTTGGAGCTCTACTACAAAATCCGATTGTAATTTTAATAATCGTTGCAATAATGATTGCACTTTCATTAAGTATGTTCGGAGTATATGAGTTTAAACTTCCCGATAATCTTGTAAATAAAGCTGGCGGCGCAAAGGCTGGTTTATACGGTGCTTTCTTCATGGGTTTGACTATGGGAATAGTTGCTGCACCATGTATCGGTCCTTTTGTCCTGGGTTTGGTGACTTATGTTGCAACAAAACAAGATCCATATTTTGGATTTCTTTTATTTTTTGTTCTTGCAGTTGGACTCGGAATACCTTATCTCTTTCTCGCAATCTTTTCCGGTAAAATTAAAAAACTACCCAGAGCTGGTGAGTGGATGGATGCAGTTAAACACATTTTCGGTTTTATTCTAATCGGAATGGCTTTGTACTTTTTGCTTCCTTTACTACCAAAAAGTATTTCAGGTTATGTTCTTCCAGTATTTATGATTGGAGCAGCTATCTATCTTTTATTCTTTGAAAAACTCGCGAACTCAGTTAAAGGATTCAGAATTTTTAAGATTGCATTTTCAATAATTATTATGGCAGTGGGAGTTTACGCACTTATTCCATCAGAATCGAATTCAGTTAGCTGGGAACCTTTTTCTGAAAGTGCTCTTGATGAAATTTCAGGCAGGGGAGTGATCATAGATTTTTATGCTGACTGGTGTATTCCTTGTAAAGAACTGGATGCTTTAACTTTTTCGGATTCAAAGGTTATATCGTTGTCAAAAGAATTTGAAACTTATAAAGCTGATATGACGAAAGCATTGTCACCCGAAGTTGAAATGCTGAGAGAACAATTTAAAATTGTTGGTGTGCCAACAGTATTAATTCTCAATTCAAAAGGTGAAGAAGTTGAACGCATAACAGGATTCGTAAATGCAGGCGAATTCTACAAAATGATTGAAGTTGTTAATTAG
- a CDS encoding NAD+ synthase, with protein MKIALCQINPIIGNLDYNKEKIVKGYKRGTTAKADLVIFPELSLVGYPPLDLVEKKEFRSAVNKKINELAKITGETGLLFGAITEDHDRIGTNIHNSAVLCYDGKVQFIQPKTLIPNYDVFDEMRYFEPAKEVLVHKFKGENIGISVCEDIWNDADYWYKRRYLIDPVEELKKKGAAILINISASPYFYGKRQERLKMLSTICRKDSLPLAYVCCVGVQTDLVFDGGSMCFDKKGILVQFGKTYEEDFILFDPDNDRVIKTEIEKSFEEEVLASLIYGVKEYFQKMKFKKAVVGLSGGLDSAMVTYIAVKALGKENVHVVIMPSKFSSKGSVSDSKKLIKNLGISSDNVSIQPVVDETINQLNFNFKNKFGKLTGENIQARIRGMYLMAFSNNDGYLVLTTGNKSELAVGYCTLYGDMSGSLAVIADVYKSDLYKIAEFINKSKEIIPKEIILKPPSAELSPDQKDQDDLPPYNLLDKILKMYLEENKEFDEINMLIKNEKVVSKVLRMVDINEFKRRQAAPALRISKKAFGYGRRYPIVQGWRN; from the coding sequence ATGAAAATTGCACTTTGCCAGATAAACCCAATTATTGGCAATTTAGATTACAACAAAGAAAAAATTGTAAAAGGTTATAAGCGAGGAACCACGGCAAAGGCTGACCTGGTAATATTTCCAGAACTCTCGCTTGTCGGCTATCCACCGCTTGATCTTGTAGAAAAAAAAGAATTCCGTTCTGCTGTAAACAAAAAAATTAACGAGCTTGCAAAAATTACTGGTGAAACAGGATTGCTCTTTGGTGCAATAACTGAAGATCACGACAGAATCGGAACAAACATTCATAATTCTGCAGTTCTTTGTTATGATGGAAAAGTTCAATTCATTCAGCCAAAAACTTTGATCCCGAATTATGATGTTTTCGATGAGATGAGATATTTTGAACCGGCTAAAGAAGTCTTGGTTCATAAATTCAAAGGCGAAAATATTGGGATTTCTGTTTGTGAAGATATCTGGAACGATGCTGACTATTGGTATAAACGAAGATATCTTATTGATCCCGTTGAAGAATTGAAAAAGAAAGGTGCAGCAATTTTAATTAATATTTCTGCAAGTCCGTATTTTTATGGTAAGCGGCAGGAAAGGCTAAAAATGCTCTCAACAATCTGCAGAAAAGATTCGCTTCCATTAGCTTATGTATGTTGTGTTGGAGTTCAAACTGATTTGGTGTTTGATGGCGGAAGTATGTGCTTTGATAAAAAAGGAATCCTGGTTCAATTTGGAAAAACTTATGAAGAAGATTTTATTCTGTTTGACCCTGATAATGATAGAGTAATAAAAACAGAGATTGAAAAATCTTTTGAAGAAGAAGTTCTTGCATCACTGATTTATGGCGTGAAAGAGTATTTTCAAAAGATGAAATTCAAAAAAGCAGTTGTTGGATTGAGTGGTGGGCTTGATTCTGCGATGGTGACATACATTGCTGTAAAAGCATTGGGGAAAGAAAATGTTCACGTTGTAATTATGCCTTCAAAATTTTCGAGCAAAGGGAGTGTTTCTGATTCAAAGAAACTTATTAAAAATCTTGGCATCTCATCAGATAATGTTTCTATTCAACCAGTTGTAGATGAAACAATCAATCAGTTAAACTTTAATTTTAAGAACAAATTTGGAAAACTCACCGGCGAAAACATTCAGGCACGAATTCGTGGTATGTATTTAATGGCTTTTTCCAATAACGATGGTTATTTAGTTTTGACAACGGGAAATAAATCCGAATTAGCTGTTGGCTATTGTACACTTTACGGTGATATGAGTGGAAGTCTTGCAGTAATTGCGGACGTTTATAAAAGTGATCTTTATAAGATTGCTGAGTTCATAAATAAAAGCAAAGAAATAATTCCAAAGGAAATAATTTTGAAACCGCCTTCGGCAGAACTCAGTCCCGATCAAAAAGATCAGGATGACCTTCCACCATACAATTTACTGGATAAAATTCTTAAAATGTATCTGGAGGAAAACAAAGAGTTCGATGAAATAAATATGTTGATTAAAAATGAAAAGGTTGTTTCGAAAGTTTTACGAATGGTTGATATAAATGAATTTAAAAGAAGACAGGCAGCTCCGGCTTTAAGAATTTCAAAAAAAGCATTTGGATATGGAAGACGATATCCGATAGTTCAAGGCTGGAGAAATTAA